From Pelorhabdus rhamnosifermentans, a single genomic window includes:
- a CDS encoding PilZ domain-containing protein: MEDDNRSAPRHKVLKAATISFGGGAISCTVRNLSDSGASLEVASPIGIPDSVVLEL; encoded by the coding sequence ATGGAAGACGACAACAGGTCTGCGCCGCGTCACAAAGTCCTGAAGGCCGCGACGATTTCCTTCGGGGGAGGGGCCATTAGCTGTACCGTCCGGAACCTTTCGGACAGTGGTGCCTCGCTCGAGGTGGCGTCGCCGATCGGAATTCCAGATTCCGTTGTTCTTGAGCTCG